In Fusarium verticillioides 7600 chromosome 4, whole genome shotgun sequence, the following proteins share a genomic window:
- a CDS encoding serine/threonine protein kinase, with protein MARPDYTQICRDIRSQFTIKFKKAKTKDKFATRGMVRDILSRPLLKMLYESIYKDASISETGPDDVNACRFVRSIERKMLHDFLAILLYAKCSINAAKIFTNELVFGSMAEEQQQYSETPYLLPATEDYLNSLFDPFDAQEIFAEQQPFCTIVLGGPGVVTIDQDDKRSLPWLDEKHIGSGAFGSVYEVKIPKDHLTMHRDFNQTIRTSKLVARKDYKPAKDMEESFEKEVASIREIFSGNSKHNNILESFGTIIIRGPEQKFSLLMPLAEMDLQKYMESNLDISADGRWARERIISASIGLADGLDFLHSKMTTAGGDRLVCYHMDLKPSNILVFLHDPRPEGSDTEDRDYGMIWKLSDFGLSRVKTKTKPEKNLDSLFERKLIDQSSQASPTQNNRGNGTYLPSEAQDQGKTMDHKSDIWSLGCIISVLFTYMEEGHSALERYSDFRRKYNKPHKMVDVFYQENRRSRGTGLNVAVTAQHTKLIEAAKKRNAAEGEAVSFILRYLESSVLVIDQGNRCNADSIVQCLGKTLKKYQTAESSARPETPAEKPYSLRLKLKDALTNGFRKERSIVPLDIHRWRLDIEKSTRFKDCRSSPDGQLIAYWSDKAIMVFDRATTISRMNSSNTFGTGLRATSTESVRDRALRNVGNHRLAGVSCSWKSLGLTNSYLVAATTETKSLECYVFDIALDQTLRTYSKISLPYGGFHSLTVSLTQNAVACILSNNDRASLFTAVIETNLSEPTTPSASIFSETSTRQEYQDAGIRLVQQKVLDLDCSISSVEHVALRTQDEGYIILRSASTLFLCLFTIRPPRVVKQKLKLGSPTSSALRLFTDMVCVPSEANEGQSEVIVVAQAQRIFHLKFRGANEAALSVAYLPIEQYRILKIATNGQVVVALGAHSGSSHIFLLEVKLLNPKVRPQLQIIAELKEVSTSCQAKLSVIGDWNEPIALITTATPDGQYRVYHKGLSSLANNTS; from the exons ATGGCGAGACCAGATTACACTCAGATATGTCGCGACATAAGATCACAATTTACGATCAAGTTTAAAAAAGCCAAAACAAAGGACAAGTTCGCGACAAGAGGCATGGTCAGAGATATTCTATCACGGCCTTTGCTGAAAATGCTTTACGAGAGCATTTACAAGGATGCCAGCATCTCAGAGACAGGCCCAGACGATGTTAATGCCTGCCGCTTTGTTCGAAGTATAGAGAGAAAAATGCTGCACGACTTCTTGGCCATTTTATTATACGCAAAGTGCTCAATCAATGCCGCAAAAATCTTTACCAATGAGCTCGTATTCGGAAGCATGGCAGAGGAGCAGCAACAATATAGCGAAACTCCATATTTGCTCCCAGCAACTGAGGATTATCTCAACAGTCTGTTCGACCCCTTTGACGCCCAGGAAATCTTCGCTGAGCAACAGCCTTTCTGTACGATCGTACTTGGTGGACCAGGAGTCGTCACGATTGATCAAGACGATAAGCGGTCTCTGCCATGGCTAGACGAGAAACATATCGGTTCAGGTGCTTTTGGAAGTGTTTATGAGGTCAAGATACCCAAGGACCACTTGACAATGCATCGAGACTTTAACCAAACTATCAGAACTTCCAAACTCGTTGCTCGCAAAGACTACAAACCCGCCAAGGATATGGAGGAAAGCTTCGAGAAAGAGGTGGCATCTATCCGAGAAATATTCAGTGGCAACTCCAAGCACAACAATATTCTGGAGAGCTTTGGCACCATTATCATCAGGGGGCCAGAGCAAAAGTTCAGTTTACTTATGCCACTAGCAGAGATGGACCTGCAGAAGTATATGGAAAGCAATCTGGATATCTCTGCTGATGGCAGATGGGCGCGAGAGCGTATCATCAGCGCCTCTATAGGCCTGGCAGATGGACTTGATTTTCTCCATAGCAAGATGACTACAGCTGGAGGTGATCGACTGGTTTGCTATCATATGGATTTGAAGCCTAGCAACATCCTGGTGTTTCTGCATGACCCACGACCGGAAGGTAGTGATACAGAAGACCGAGACTATGGTATGATTTGGAAGCTAAGCGACTTTGGCTTgtcaagagtcaagaccaaAACAAAGCCGGAAAAGAATCTGGACAGCCTCTTCGAGAGGAAACTCATCGACCAATCAAGCCAAGCGTCCCCGACCCAAAACAATCGAGGAAATGGCACATACCTACCAAGCGAAGCTCAGGATCAGGGAAAGACTATGGACCATAAGAGCGACATCTGGTCCTTGGGCTGCATTATCAGCGTCCTATTTACTTACATGGAAGAAGGACACTCAGCGCTCGAGCGATATAGCGATTTCCGACGCAAGTATAACAAGCCTCACAAGATGGTCGACGTCTTTTATCAGGAGAACAGGCGCAGTAGGGGCACCGGTTTGAACGTGGCTGTGACAGCCCAACACACCAAATTAATTGAAGCCGCAAAGAAACGAAACGCGGCTGAAGGGGAAGCGGTTTCATTTATACTGAGGTATCTGGAGAGTAGTGTCTTGGTGATTGACCAAGGCAACAGGTGCAACGCAGATTCAATAGTTCAATGCCTGGGAAAGACATTAAAAAAATATCAAACCGCGGAATCGTCCGCCAGGCCTGAAACCCCAGCAGAAAAGCCGTATTCCTTGCGCCTGAAACTCAAAGA TGCCCTTACCAATGGTTTCCGCAAAGAGCGTTCCATCGTGCCACTAGATATCCACCGCTGGAGACTCGACATAGAAAAGTCTACTCGTTTCAAAGACTGTCGGAGTTCGCCGGATGGGCAATTGATAGCTTACTGGAGTGACAAGGCTATCATGGTATTCGACAGAGCCACCACGATATCAAGAATGAATTCTAGCAATACATTCGGCACCGGATTAAGAGCTACTTCAACGGAAAGCGTTCGAGATCGCGCTCTCAGGAACGTTGGAAACCATCGACTGGCTGGCGTCAGCTGTTCTTGGAAATCCCTGGGGCTGACAAACTCATACTTGGTTGCTGCTACGACAGAGACCAAGTCATTGGAA TGCTATGTGTTTGATATTGCGTTAGATCAAACGCTGCGAACCTACAGCAAAATCAGCTTGCCATACGGTGGGTTCCACAGTTTGACAGTATCACTAACTCAAAACGCGGTGGCATGTATCCTAAGCAATAATGATCGAGCATCATTGTTCACGGCAGTCATCGAGACGAATCTATCTGAACCAACCACGCCGTCGGCTAG TATCTTTTCGGAAACTTCAACACGACAAGAGTATCAGGATGCTGGAATCCGCCTTGTCCAACAGAAGGTTCTTGACCTAGACTGTTCTATATCCTCGGTCGAGCACGTAGCGCTCAGAAcacaagatgaaggatataTAATTCTTCGTAGCGCATCGACTCTATTTCTATGCCTTTTCACAATTCGCCCTCCGAGGGTGGTGAAGCAAAAGCTAAAGCTTGGA TCACCCACTAGCAGCGCCTTACGGCTATTTACGGACATGGTTTGCGTCCCAAGTGAAGCAAACGAAGGCCAATCCGAAGTCATTGTGGTAGCACAGGCCCAGCGGATCTTCCATCTGAAGTTTCGAGGAGCCAACGAAGCTGCCTTAAGTGTCGCCTATCTTCCCATTGAACAATATCGAATACTCAAGATCGCGACAAATGGCCAAGTAGTCGTCGCTCTAGGAGCGCACTCTGGGAGCAGCCATATTTTTCTGCTCGAGGTAAAACTCTTAAATCCTAAAGTCCGCCCACAACTTCAGATAATTGCAGAGCTTAAAGAGGTGTCGACCTCTTGCCAGGCTAAGCTTAGTGTAATCGGCGACTGGAACGAACCCATTGCCTTGATAACCACCGCGACACCTGATGGACAATACCGTGTATATCACAAAGGTTTGAGTAGTTTAGCAAATAACACTAGTTGA
- a CDS encoding hypothetical protein (At least one base has a quality score < 10) translates to MSQINQLGMGEHPQLGIDLHEPLHDINGRYGDTSIVDQLIHIQAANVPQQKSLEFLEKLKCLYFTDRDDTNSSTQPTLHLDTINAFVQRKYVALSYTWKSSPEEAGLPDGGYLAQNIQSGQVEPSPVRDKVFSRIRRYMDHVNCKYLWIDQHCIVQEEGEDKEIGMQAMDRVYSLSKHPSALLSLEINTSEHLQLLDKILSGAFVTKRGTSYVLSSAERTLDALQLLHYVTSDTWFSRGWTYQENYRANMKMTLLITHPAALNHVKAARHFGSLDGELLISSARLYEQATKLCLGYSNHQPPPPHLHTILSRAKRYTILLANEEDSAPVSMSPSIIEDIASRNLDREWDRLAIIANCCQYTNRLNSAQLQSDKHSLSLSILTLVLMNGEILSNHAQDKLDAKTMTITEFLHKHFFYGLESPWQKAKLTFNKSCRFTNVVLTEEGVQTEGYIWRLDDEIPTTSFYRYIQPHGKKRHRQPTKRSLEWLAEELAYEYPVLSDRLDEILDLEVPSSAAEEWLLSMVDKVEEAIVQGKLLCTATLLGPGPLGVAVFVQRDDSDDESSGTGFEMSLDRDEDPYVFTSFQRAQTDRGGFDLNDLDKHVSLEVDYGPGNGVGLLPRLYTKRWIHGLCFYHGCTPQRVVFPWPSSLGDL, encoded by the coding sequence ATGTCACAGATCAATCAACTCGGTATGGGCGAGCATCCCCAGTTGGGCATCGACCTGCATGAGCCGCTCCATGATATTAACGGGCGATATGGAGACACCAGCATTGTGGATCAGTTGATCCATATTCAAGCGGCTAATGTCCCACAACAGAAGTCCTTGGAAtttctcgagaagctcaagtgcCTCTATTTCACCGATCGGGATGATACCAACAGCTCAACACAACCGACATTACATCTGGACACAATTAATGCCTTTGTGCAGAGAAAGTACGTAGCCCTGTCGTATACTTGGAAGTCGTCACCGGAAGAGGCCGGCCTTCCTGATGGCGGGTACTTGGCTCAAAATATCCAGTCAGGCCAGGTGGAACCGTCACCCGTGAGAGACAAAGTCTTCAGCCGGATCAGGCGGTACATGGATCATGTCAACTGCAAGTATCTCTGGATCGATCAGCACTGCATTGTTCAGGAAGAGGGCGAAGACAAGGAGATAGGTATGCAGGCAATGGACCGAGTCTATAGCCTTAGCAAGCATCCATCTGCGTTGTTGTCGTTGGAGATCAATACCTCGGAGCACCTCCAACTACTCGATAAAATTCTTTCCGGGGCATTTGTAACAAAACGAGGAACCAGTTACGTTTTGTCTTCCGCAGAAAGGACTTTGGATgcacttcaacttcttcattATGTCACCTCGGATACTTGGTTCTCTAGAGGATGGACTTACCAAGAGAACTATCGTGCCAATATGAAGATGACACTCCTGATTACGCATCCCGCAGCACTCAACCATGTTAAGGCGGCTCGCCACTTTGGATCTTTGGACGGAGAGCTCTTGATCAGTTCCGCAAGACTTTACGAACAGGCCACCAAGCTCTGCCTGGGCTATTCAAACCATCAACCGCCACCTCCGCATCTACATACTATCCTCTCGAGAGCCAAGCGGTACACTATTCTACTCGCCAACGAGGAGGATTCAGCACCTGTGTCAATGTCTCCCAGCATCATCGAAGACATAGCGAGTCGCAATCTCGACAGGGAGTGGGACAGGCTGgctatcatcgccaactgcTGTCAGTACACCAACCGTCTGAACAGCGCGCAGCTACAGAGTGATAAGCACAGCCTTAGCCTATCCATCCTCACACTTGTTTTGATGAATGGGGAGATCTTGTCAAATCATGCTCAAGACAAACTCGACGCGAAAACAATGACTATCACCGAGTTCTTGCATAAGCATTTTTTCTACGGGCTGGAGTCTCCATGGCAAAAGGCAAAACTCACCTTCAACAAAAGTTGCCGTTTCACGAATGTTGTTTTGACTGAAGAGGGTGTACAGACTGAGGGCTATATATGGCGGCTCGATGACGAGATCCCAACGACCAGCTTTTACAGATATATCCAGCCTCACGGAAAGAAGAGGCACCGGCAGCCAACAAAGCGATCACTTGAATGGCTAGCAGAGGAACTGGCATATGAATACCCGGTTTTATCAGACAGGCTGGACGAAATCCTCGACCTTGAAGTGCCCTCATCAGCTGCAGAAGAATGGCTGCTCAGTATGGTCGATAAGGTAGAAGAAGCCATAGTGCAGGGAAAACTACTCTGCACTGCAACTTTGCTCGGCCCTGGTCCTCTAGGCGTTGCTGTCTTTGTCCAGCGGGATGACTCCGACGACGAAAGCAGTGGGACTGGTTTTGAAATGAGTCTTGATCGCGATGAAGATCCTTACGTGTTCACGTCTTTTCAGCGTGCGCAGACTGATCGTGGGGGTTTTGATCTCAATGACCTAGACAAACATGTCTCGTTGGAGGTCGATTACGGTCCTGGGAATGGCGTCGGACTACTCCCTCGATTGTATACAAAACGCTGGATTCACGGGTTGTGTTTCTACCATGGCTGCACGCCGCAAAGGGTCGTGTTcccttggccatcttcattggGGGACCTATAA